One window of the Cryptomeria japonica chromosome 7, Sugi_1.0, whole genome shotgun sequence genome contains the following:
- the LOC131077414 gene encoding putative lipid-transfer protein DIR1 produces MKGVQKAAFLVVLVLASVTVVVRSAFMICDINADDLKPCQPAVTQPPKKPEDSCCNVLKTANLTCFCEFGRNNRTLLSLLGIDPDLARALPAKCQLNAPADC; encoded by the coding sequence ATGAAAGGAGTTCAGAAGGCTGCGTTCTTGGTTGTATTGGTGCTTGCTAGTGTTACAGTAGTGGTGAGGAGTGCTTTTATGATATGTGATATAAATGCTGATGACTTGAAGCCTTGCCAGCCTGCAGTAACACAGCCACCTAAAAAGCCTGAAGACAGCTGTTGCAATGTCCTCAAAACTGCCAATCTTACATGTTTCTGTGAATTCGGGCGTAATAATCGCACTCTGCTCAGCCTGCTGGGTATTGATCCAGATTTGGCCAGAGCTCTGCCTGCAAAGTGCCAGTTGAATGCTCCTGCTGATTGTTAA